The proteins below come from a single Chryseobacterium capnotolerans genomic window:
- the dnaK gene encoding molecular chaperone DnaK → MSKIIGIDLGTTNSCVAVMEGKDPVVIPNAEGKRTTPSIVAFTEDGERKVGDPAKRQAVTNPTKTVYSIKRFIGTHFKEDAKEISRVPYKVVAGPNDTVKVKIDDREYTPQEISAMTLQKMKKTAEDYLGQEVTRAVITVPAYFNDAQRQATKEAGEIAGLKVERIINEPTAAALAYGLDKNHKDQKIAVYDLGGGTFDISILDLGDGVFEVLSTNGDTHLGGDDFDDVIINWMADEFKAEEGVDLKSDAIALQRLKEAAEKAKIELSSSPQTEINLPYITATATGPKHLVKTLTKAKFEQLSADLVRRSMEPVAKALKDAGLSTSDIDEVILVGGSTRIPIIQEEVEKFFGKKPSKGVNPDEVVAIGAAIQGGVLTGDVKDVLLLDVTPLSLGIETMGSVFTKLIEANTTIPTKKSEVFSTASDNQPAVSIRVGQGERSMFNDNKEIGRFDLTDIPPAPRGVPQIEVTFDIDANGILSVSAKDKGTGKEQSIKIQASSGLSDEEIERMKKEAQENSAADAKRKEEVEIFNKADGLIFQTEKQLKEFGEKLSADKKAAIEAAHGELKTAFEAKNADDVKAKTEALDAAWMAASEELYAAGQQPGADAGAQNAGGNNAGAEDVQDADFEEVK, encoded by the coding sequence ATGAGTAAAATAATTGGAATTGACTTAGGAACAACCAACTCTTGTGTTGCTGTAATGGAGGGTAAAGACCCTGTTGTTATTCCTAACGCAGAAGGGAAAAGAACTACTCCATCTATCGTAGCATTTACAGAAGACGGAGAAAGAAAAGTAGGTGATCCTGCAAAAAGACAGGCTGTAACAAACCCAACTAAAACTGTTTACTCTATCAAAAGATTTATCGGAACACACTTCAAAGAAGATGCTAAGGAAATCTCAAGAGTACCTTATAAAGTTGTTGCTGGGCCAAACGATACAGTAAAAGTAAAAATTGACGATAGAGAATATACTCCACAGGAAATTTCAGCAATGACACTTCAGAAAATGAAGAAAACTGCTGAAGATTATCTTGGACAAGAAGTAACAAGAGCGGTAATTACTGTTCCTGCATACTTCAACGATGCTCAAAGACAAGCTACTAAAGAAGCTGGAGAAATTGCAGGTCTTAAAGTAGAAAGAATTATCAACGAGCCTACAGCTGCAGCGTTAGCTTACGGTCTTGATAAAAACCATAAAGATCAGAAAATCGCAGTATATGACCTTGGAGGTGGTACTTTCGATATCTCTATCCTTGATTTAGGTGATGGTGTATTCGAAGTATTGTCTACAAACGGTGATACTCACTTAGGAGGTGATGACTTTGATGATGTAATTATCAACTGGATGGCAGATGAGTTCAAAGCTGAAGAAGGGGTAGATTTAAAATCAGATGCTATTGCACTTCAAAGATTAAAAGAAGCTGCTGAAAAAGCAAAAATCGAGTTATCTTCTTCTCCACAGACTGAGATCAACTTACCATATATCACGGCTACAGCTACAGGTCCTAAACACTTAGTGAAGACTTTAACTAAAGCTAAATTTGAGCAATTATCTGCTGATCTAGTAAGAAGATCTATGGAGCCGGTTGCTAAAGCATTAAAAGATGCTGGTTTATCAACTTCTGATATCGACGAAGTAATCTTGGTAGGAGGTTCTACAAGAATCCCAATCATCCAGGAAGAAGTAGAAAAATTCTTCGGTAAAAAGCCATCTAAAGGAGTTAACCCGGATGAGGTTGTAGCGATTGGTGCTGCTATCCAAGGAGGTGTATTAACAGGAGACGTAAAAGACGTATTACTTCTTGACGTTACCCCGCTTTCTTTAGGTATTGAAACTATGGGTTCTGTATTCACTAAATTAATTGAAGCGAACACTACGATCCCAACTAAAAAATCTGAAGTATTCTCTACAGCTTCTGACAACCAGCCAGCGGTAAGCATCAGAGTAGGACAGGGAGAAAGATCTATGTTCAACGATAACAAAGAAATCGGTAGATTCGACCTTACAGATATTCCACCAGCACCAAGAGGAGTTCCTCAAATTGAAGTAACTTTCGATATTGATGCTAACGGTATCCTAAGTGTATCTGCTAAAGATAAAGGAACTGGTAAAGAGCAGTCTATCAAAATCCAGGCTTCTTCAGGTCTTTCTGACGAAGAAATCGAAAGAATGAAAAAAGAAGCTCAGGAAAACTCTGCAGCGGATGCTAAGAGAAAAGAAGAAGTTGAAATCTTCAATAAAGCTGACGGATTGATCTTCCAAACTGAAAAGCAATTGAAAGAATTCGGTGAAAAACTTTCTGCTGACAAAAAAGCAGCAATCGAAGCAGCTCACGGAGAATTGAAAACTGCTTTCGAAGCTAAAAATGCTGATGATGTAAAAGCTAAAACTGAAGCGTTAGATGCAGCATGGATGGCCGCTTCTGAAGAATTATATGCAGCGGGTCAACAGCCAGGTGCTGATGCAGGTGCTCAAAACGCTGGCGGAAATAACGCCGGAGCTGAAGATGTACAGGATGCAGACTTCGAAGAAGTAAAATAA
- a CDS encoding carboxypeptidase-like regulatory domain-containing protein, with product MKIKFIFFSLLLFNFANSQLISGKIISNEKNQVIPYARIGVENENIGALTDENGNYSIDLSNIDQSKKIIVQLGGYNSFEQNIKDFIHSNNHTIILKEKVNEIAELKIVPKAFENKNIGVKSKAKKMLYGFSSNGSSQTAYREFAIPFSNKKKAENRENTS from the coding sequence ATGAAAATAAAATTTATCTTTTTTTCTTTATTGCTATTCAATTTTGCAAATTCTCAACTTATTTCTGGGAAAATTATTTCTAACGAAAAAAATCAGGTGATTCCCTACGCAAGAATCGGAGTCGAAAATGAAAATATCGGAGCACTTACAGATGAAAATGGAAATTACAGTATTGATTTATCCAATATAGATCAATCTAAAAAAATAATTGTTCAATTAGGAGGGTATAATTCTTTTGAGCAAAATATCAAAGATTTTATCCATTCAAATAATCATACTATTATTCTTAAAGAAAAAGTTAATGAAATTGCTGAATTAAAAATAGTTCCAAAAGCTTTTGAAAATAAGAATATCGGAGTCAAATCAAAAGCAAAGAAAATGCTGTATGGGTTTAGCTCAAATGGTTCCAGTCAAACGGCTTATAGGGAATTTGCAATCCCATTTTCAAACAAAAAAAAGGCTGAAAATAGAGAAAATACATCTTAA
- a CDS encoding erythromycin esterase family protein, with translation MKLKLSFILIVFFIAINAQSKNDLNSEEKKYISKFIYPINTFNPEESDNNDLLILNKLIGNSKIVGLGESTHGSSEVYQMKYRISKYLIANNNFNVFSLEANMPESFLMNQYIQEGKGNPKDILKGMYFWLWQTEETLNFVEWLKKHNENHDSKVFFDGFDMQYAKGAIDQIRKIYQENHWPEQEINDLETALKENNRGFRTYSKKGQNTISEYLFLIKQKSISIKNPEEKSRFLLNVDIIRQYIELSFIKRDQFMAENVKWMKENYQNSKVIVSAHNYHIAKLKSDRMGYWINEMYNKDFVNFGFAFYEGTYSASIDGKLGTYNSEKARPGTLEYKLNSLNIPIFILDLKAIRKDDNKLGHWILKDIQFRKTGSGTDKNEFKKTNVANSFDYLIFINKSTNSKLLNSTSK, from the coding sequence ATGAAGTTGAAATTATCTTTTATTTTGATTGTATTTTTTATAGCAATCAACGCACAATCAAAAAATGATTTAAATTCTGAAGAGAAAAAATATATTTCAAAGTTTATCTATCCAATAAACACTTTTAATCCCGAGGAAAGCGACAATAATGATTTACTAATCTTAAACAAATTAATTGGAAACTCTAAAATAGTAGGATTAGGAGAATCTACTCACGGTTCGAGTGAAGTGTATCAAATGAAATATAGAATAAGCAAATATTTGATAGCTAATAATAATTTCAATGTCTTTTCGCTTGAAGCCAATATGCCTGAAAGTTTTTTAATGAATCAATATATTCAGGAAGGAAAAGGAAACCCTAAAGATATTCTAAAAGGTATGTATTTCTGGCTGTGGCAAACCGAAGAAACTTTAAACTTTGTTGAATGGTTAAAAAAACATAATGAAAATCATGATTCAAAAGTATTTTTTGATGGTTTTGATATGCAGTATGCAAAAGGAGCGATAGATCAGATAAGAAAAATATATCAGGAAAATCACTGGCCTGAACAAGAGATTAATGACCTTGAAACAGCTTTAAAAGAAAATAATAGAGGCTTTAGAACCTATTCTAAAAAAGGTCAAAACACTATATCTGAGTATCTGTTTTTAATAAAACAAAAATCTATCTCCATAAAAAATCCGGAAGAGAAATCGCGCTTCCTGCTGAATGTAGATATTATCAGACAATATATCGAACTCAGTTTTATCAAGAGGGACCAATTTATGGCGGAGAATGTTAAATGGATGAAAGAAAACTATCAGAATTCTAAAGTAATTGTCTCGGCTCATAATTATCATATTGCCAAGTTAAAATCAGATAGAATGGGGTATTGGATCAATGAAATGTATAATAAAGATTTTGTGAATTTTGGATTTGCCTTTTATGAAGGCACTTATTCTGCAAGTATTGATGGCAAACTAGGTACTTATAACTCAGAAAAAGCAAGGCCGGGAACATTAGAATATAAACTTAATTCACTTAATATTCCAATTTTTATTTTGGATTTAAAAGCAATCAGAAAGGATGACAACAAACTTGGTCATTGGATATTGAAAGATATTCAATTTCGCAAAACGGGATCAGGGACAGATAAAAATGAATTTAAAAAAACAAATGTTGCTAATTCTTTTGATTATTTGATATTCATCAATAAATCAACAAATTCAAAACTTTTAAATAGTACTTCAAAATAA
- a CDS encoding trimeric intracellular cation channel family protein codes for MNGHYLLPTFFDLIAVFLFAFSGSVKAIEKGYDFIGVFIVAMVTSTGGSLIRDTLLQNGPPAPLLDYRYLLSVFLAGSIAMFWYKYSKHFSQIINIIDAISLGMYAVFGTQKAIILEFSIFSAFIIGFINAVGGGLLRDLLIKEESHFFKPGQYYAVNSIVAITIFLILGISFGIHAQTSAIIAIVIATILRFIAIKFNLQTKAVNQWSRNKENSI; via the coding sequence ATGAACGGACATTATTTGCTTCCCACTTTCTTTGACCTTATAGCAGTTTTTTTATTTGCTTTTTCAGGTTCTGTAAAAGCAATTGAAAAAGGATATGATTTTATAGGGGTTTTTATTGTTGCAATGGTTACCAGTACCGGAGGTAGCTTAATTAGAGATACGTTATTACAAAATGGGCCACCTGCCCCTCTCTTGGATTACAGATATCTGTTATCGGTTTTTTTAGCTGGCAGTATTGCTATGTTTTGGTATAAATACAGTAAGCATTTCTCACAGATTATTAATATTATTGATGCTATCTCATTAGGAATGTATGCTGTCTTTGGTACTCAGAAAGCTATTATATTGGAATTCAGTATTTTCTCGGCATTCATTATCGGATTTATAAATGCTGTTGGAGGAGGGCTGCTTCGTGATTTATTAATTAAAGAAGAATCTCATTTCTTTAAACCTGGACAGTATTATGCCGTGAACTCTATCGTTGCTATTACGATATTTTTAATTCTGGGAATAAGTTTTGGGATTCATGCCCAAACATCTGCTATAATAGCCATAGTAATAGCTACCATCCTTCGGTTCATAGCGATCAAATTCAACTTACAGACTAAGGCTGTTAATCAATGGTCTAGAAATAAAGAAAATAGTATTTAG
- a CDS encoding FMN-dependent NADH-azoreductase has protein sequence MKMILHITSSARGNDSYSTHLGKEIINNLKNKVSSIEIKTWDLVEEQPPLFTNTMIRGFYMSPENPAYPSFEGFEYSDNVLESVNKADIIVISTPTHNFSVSAHLKAWIDQLVRVGITYRFDQTGSRVGLINNKKIYLAIASGGKVNITGQKNDYISDYIKDVLEAYVGKNEVITYRIEGTAFPGFIPDYEELLKDFQY, from the coding sequence ATGAAAATGATTTTGCATATCACATCAAGCGCCAGAGGAAATGATTCTTACAGCACCCATCTAGGTAAAGAAATAATTAATAACCTGAAAAATAAAGTTTCTTCAATAGAGATTAAAACATGGGATTTAGTGGAAGAGCAGCCTCCATTATTTACCAATACAATGATTCGTGGATTCTATATGTCACCGGAGAACCCTGCTTATCCATCTTTTGAAGGATTCGAATACTCAGATAATGTGTTAGAGAGTGTGAATAAAGCTGACATTATTGTGATCAGCACTCCTACTCATAATTTTTCAGTTTCGGCTCATTTGAAGGCGTGGATTGATCAACTTGTTCGTGTAGGTATTACTTATAGATTTGATCAAACTGGCAGCAGAGTGGGACTTATTAATAACAAAAAAATCTATTTAGCAATTGCTTCAGGAGGCAAAGTAAATATAACTGGTCAAAAAAATGACTATATATCAGATTATATAAAAGATGTTTTAGAAGCTTATGTAGGAAAAAATGAGGTCATCACTTATAGGATAGAAGGTACTGCTTTTCCTGGATTTATACCTGATTATGAAGAATTATTGAAAGACTTTCAATATTAG